From one Salmo salar chromosome ssa09, Ssal_v3.1, whole genome shotgun sequence genomic stretch:
- the LOC106611226 gene encoding prolyl hydroxylase EGLN3 isoform X1 produces MNNIAVEGDDHSLEVSSKGKITVNNDEDKSREGVLPTGLRRPRSYRPKSKDHKRLNPHKLVLQYIVPCMNSYGLCIVDNFLGNKIGERVLQEVRHIQQGGKMQDGELAGGNFGKNKSIRGDKIAWVEGTETGCENLGFLLTRMDKLITYADGKLGSYKIKGRHKAMVACYPGKGTGYVKHVDNPNADGRCITCIYYLNKNWNPQEHGGILRIFPEGKSYVADVEPLFDRLLFFWSDRRNPHEVQPSYATRYAITVWYFDSEERAEAKRRFRDLTASTQDPDGSSTP; encoded by the exons ATGAACAATATTGCAGTGGAGGGGGATGACCACAGTTTGGAAGTGTCCTCAAAGGGTAAAATCACTGTTAATAATGATGAAGACAAGTCGAGGGAGGGGGTCTTGCCGACTGGCCTCAGAAGACCCCGCAGTTACAGGCCAAAATCTAAAGATCATAAAAGGCTTAACCCTCACAAATTAGTTTTGCAATATATTGTGCCATGTATGAATTCATATGGTCTGTGCATTGTGGACAATTTTCTCGGAAACAAAATTGGAGAGCGCGTTCTACAAGAAGTCCGACACATTCAACAAGGTGGAAAGATGCAAGACGGGGAACTTGCAGGTGGAAACTTTGGCAAAAATAAATCCATTCGAGGTGATAAAATTGCGTGGGTGGAAGGGACTGAAACAGGTTGTGAAAACCTTGGCTTTCTATTGACAAGGATGGATAAACTCATCACCTATGCCGACGGTAAACTGGGAAGCTACAAAATTAAAGGGAGGCATAAG GCGATGGTGGCGTGTTATCCAGGAAAAGGGACAGGATATGTGAAACATGTGGACAATCCCAACGCTGACGGTCGCTGCATCACCTGTATCTACTACCTCAACAAAAACTGGAACCCCCAG GAGCATGGAGGAATTCTTCGCATTTTTCCCGAAGGCAAATCCTACGTTGCAGATGTTGAGCCCCTGTTTGACAGACTGCTGTTCTTTTGGTCAGATAGAAGGAATCCACATGAGGTGCAGCCTTCATATGCAACCAG ATATGCTATAACCGTGTGGTATTTCGATTCAGAAGAAAGGGCAGAAGCAAAGAGACGGTTTAGAGACTTAACAG CCTCCACCCAAGACCCGGATGGAAGCAGTACTCCCTGA
- the LOC106611226 gene encoding prolyl hydroxylase EGLN3 isoform X2: MPLMQHVMDADLERLAMDQIVPSLLDQGFFYVDNFLGELVGHFVLNQVKEMHYSGVLLDGQLAGPGPFGVSKRNIRGDKIAWVNGGERRCEAIHLLLTLIDKLVSFCIGRLGTSIIRERSKAMVACYPGKGTGYVKHVDNPNADGRCITCIYYLNKNWNPQEHGGILRIFPEGKSYVADVEPLFDRLLFFWSDRRNPHEVQPSYATRYAITVWYFDSEERAEAKRRFRDLTASTQDPDGSSTP; this comes from the exons ATGCCTCTTATGCAACATGTAATGGACGCAGATTTGGAGCGGTTAGCCATGGACCAGATTGTCCCATCTCTACTGGACCAAGGATTCTTTTACGTGGACAACTTTCTAGGAGAATTGGTTGGGCACTTTGTTTTGAACCAAGTGAAAGAGATGCACTACTCTGGAGTTCTGCTGGATGGACAGCTGGCTGGTCCTGGCCCTTTTGGGGTCTCCAAAAGAAACATTCGAGGGGATAAGATAGCCTGGGTCAATGGAGGTGAAAGGAGGTGCGAGGCTATTCACCTCCTTCTGACATTAATCGATAAGTTGGTTTCTTTTTGCATCGGTCGACTTGGGACAAGTATAATTCGAGAAAGATCGAAA GCGATGGTGGCGTGTTATCCAGGAAAAGGGACAGGATATGTGAAACATGTGGACAATCCCAACGCTGACGGTCGCTGCATCACCTGTATCTACTACCTCAACAAAAACTGGAACCCCCAG GAGCATGGAGGAATTCTTCGCATTTTTCCCGAAGGCAAATCCTACGTTGCAGATGTTGAGCCCCTGTTTGACAGACTGCTGTTCTTTTGGTCAGATAGAAGGAATCCACATGAGGTGCAGCCTTCATATGCAACCAG ATATGCTATAACCGTGTGGTATTTCGATTCAGAAGAAAGGGCAGAAGCAAAGAGACGGTTTAGAGACTTAACAG CCTCCACCCAAGACCCGGATGGAAGCAGTACTCCCTGA